Proteins co-encoded in one Arachis hypogaea cultivar Tifrunner chromosome 11, arahy.Tifrunner.gnm2.J5K5, whole genome shotgun sequence genomic window:
- the LOC112723508 gene encoding protein SUPPRESSOR OF MAX2 1: protein MRAGLSTIQQTLTPEAASVLNHSIAEAGRRNHGQTTPLHVAATLLASPSGFLRQACIKSHPNSSHPLQCRALELCFSVALERLPTSQTTNPSSEPPISNALMAALKRAQAHQRRGYPEQQQQPLLAVKVELEQLIISILDDPSVSRVMREASFSSPAVKATIEQSLNSASPAVNSSPIALGFRPSPVAPSAAPAGRSLYLNPRLQQAGAGAGSGVQLGVPQQKGEEVKRVLDILMRKKKRNPILVGESEPEATVREVLRKIESKELGEGTLGIVGLNTHVIHLEKELPAERAQIPARLKELGDLIEARIGSTGSGGVFVNLGDLKWLVEQPVGFGAVGGGHVQQTNVAEAGRAAVAEMGRLVAKFGEGGSGRLWLLGTATCETYLRCQVYHPSMENDWDLQAVPITSRAPLPGMFPRLGTNGILGTSIESLSPLKPFPTTAIAPPRRASDNTEPAGISGCCPQCIQSYEQELADMLKDNEKLDAESKSEAARPSLPQWLQKAKTNNDNAKVVDQSQCNGQEMNVKKRTQELQKKWQDACLSRHPKFHQQSLSTERIVPTPFSMRGLCNMNLLGAQLQPKIPLNKNLGSSLQLNPNPVPVQPPEPAVRQQPGLVTTELVLGQTKESDTSTEETHKERINDFLNCMSSETRDKFDELKSKKLLDADSFKRILKGLTEKVWWQQDAASAVATTVTKCKLGNGKRRQVGDKGDMWLLFLGPDRVGKKKMAAALSELVSSSNPIVISLAQRRGDGDSDVHLRGKTALDRIAEAIRRNPQSVIMLEDINEANVLIRGSIKRAMEQGRFPDSHGREISLGNVMFILTANWLPEDLRYLSNGTPLDEEKLTNLARGGWQLRLSVAKRASKRRPSWLSEEDRSLKPRKETNLNLGLSFDLNEAADTEEDRGDGSLNSSDLTVDHEDNHVLHNVGLQTPSTSVPRELLDSVDDAIMFKPLNFDLLRASFSASISKRFSTIAGNGIAIEVQEGALEKIASGVWLGQTNITEWMEKVLVPSFHQLKKTLNSSANDHESSLVVRLEDDGYSDRQSSEEWLPAAVRVVAEEY from the exons ATGAGAGCCGGATTGAGCACCATCCAGCAGACCTTAACTCCCGAGGCGGCAAGCGTCCTCAACCACTCCATCGCCGAGGCCGGCCGACGCAACCATGGCCAGACAACGCCGCTGCACGTGGCCGCCACGCTGCTAGCCTCGCCCTCGGGGTTCCTGCGTCAGGCCTGCATAAAGTCTCACCCGAATTCATCGCACCCTCTTCAGTGCAGGGCACTCGAGCTCTGCTTCAGCGTTGCTCTCGAGCGCTTGCCCACTTCCCAGACCACAAATCCCTCCTCTGAGCCACCAATCTCCAACGCACTCATGGCGGCGCTGAAGCGCGCACAGGCGCACCAGCGCCGCGGCTACCCCGAGCAGCAGCAGCAGCCGCTCCTCGCCGTCAAAGTCGAGCTTGAGCAGCTCATCATATCCATCCTCGACGACCCAAGCGTCAGCAGAGTCATGCGCGAAGCAAGCTTCTCCAGCCCCGCCGTGAAAGCCACAATCGAACAGTCCCTCAATTCCGCGTCTCCGGCGGTCAATTCCAGTCCAATCGCTCTTGGATTCCGCCCCTCCCCCGTGGCTCCTTCAGCGGCTCCGGCGGGGAGGAGCCTTTACTTGAACCCAAGGCTGCAGCAAGCGGGTGCCGGTGCCGGTTCCGGTGTTCAATTGGGGGTGCCGCAGCAGAAGGGGGAGGAGGTGAAGAGGGTTTTGGATATATTGATGAGGAAGAAAAAGAGGAACCCGATCTTGGTGGGTGAGTCGGAGCCAGAGGCAACGGTGAGGGAGGTTCTGAGGAAAATTGAGAGCAAGGAGCTGGGAGAAGGTACGCTCGGGATTGTTGGGTTGAATACGCACGTGATTCATTTGGAGAAGGAGCTTCCCGCCGAGAGGGCGCAGATTCCGGCGAGGTTGAAGGAGTTGGGGGATTTGATTGAGGCCCGGATTGGGTCGACGGGCTCTGGAGGCGTTTTTGTGAATTTAGGTGACTTGAAGTGGCTGGTGGAGCAGCCTGTTGGGTTCGGAGCTGTTGGTGGTGGTCACGTGCAGCAGACGAATGTTGCGGAGGCGGGGCGTGCTGCTGTGGCGGAGATGGGGAGGCTGGTGGCGAAGTTCGGCGAGGGCGGCTCTGGAAGGCTGTGGTTATTGGGCACTGCTACCTGTGAGACATACTTGAGGTGCCAGGTTTATCATCCTTCCATGGAGAACGATTGGGATCTTCAGGCTGTTCCTATTACCAGCAGAGCCCCCCTCCCTGGAATGTTCCCTAG GCTTGGGACCAACGGTATCCTTGGTACCTCGATCGAATCCTTGTCCCCGTTGAAGCCCTTCCCAACTACGGCAATTGCTCCACCCAGGCGAGCCTCTGATAACACAGAACCCGCAGGAATATCGGGTTGTTGCCCACAATGCATCCAGAGCTATGAACAGGAACTAGCAGATATGTTAAAGGACAACGAGAAACTGGATGCCGAATCCAAATCAGAGGCAGCTCGACCATCGCTTCCCCAGTGGTTGCAGAAGGCTAAAACTAATAATGATAATGCTAAAGTCGTCGACCAATCTCAG TGCAACGGCCAAGAAATGAATGTGAAAAAGAGGACACAGGAATTGCAGAAGAAATGGCAGGATGCCTGCTTGAGTCGACATCCCAAATTTCATCAGCAAAGTTTGAGTACAGAGAGAATTGTTCCCACTCCTTTTTCAATGAGAGGCCTATGCAATATGAACTTGTTGGGTGCCCAACTTCAGCCCAAGATACCACTCAACAAGAATCTGGGAAGCTCCTTGCAACTGAACCCAAATCCTGTGCCCGTTCAGCCACCAGAACCAGCAGTCAGACAGCAGCCGGGTCTTGTGACAACAGAGCTCGTCCTTGGGCAAACTAAGGAATCAGATACCAGTACAGAAGAAACACACAAAGAGCGCATTAATGACTTCTTGAACTGCATGTCTTCCGAGACACGAGACAAGTTTGATGAATTAAAGAGCAAGAAACTACTCGATGCTGACTCTTTCAAGAGGATCCTCAAGGGTTTGACAGAAAAAGTGTGGTGGCAGCAGGATGCAGCTTCTGCAGTTGCCACCACCGTGACCAAGTGTAAATTAGGCAACGGTAAAAGGCGCCAAGTCGGAGACAAGGGTGATATGTGGTTGCTGTTCTTGGGTCCCGACAGAGTAGGCAAGAAGAAGATGGCAGCAGCACTTTCCGAGCTGGTATCTTCCTCCAATCCAATTGTAATCTCTCTTGCCCAACGGCGTGGAGATGGAGACTCCGATGTCCATCTCCGTGGGAAAACAGCACTCGATCGAATTGCAGAGGCCATTAGAAGGAATCCGCAGTCTGTCATCATGCTCGAAGACATCAATGAAGCCAACGTCCTCATTCGAGGGAGCATAAAACGGGCCATGGAGCAAGGTAGATTCCCGGATTCCCACGGCCGTGAAATTAGCCTTGGAAACGTCATGTTTATCCTCACTGCCAATTGGTTGCCAGAGGACCTTAGGTATCTGTCCAACGGCACCCCACTTGACGAAGAAAAGCTTACAAATTTAGCCAGAGGGGGTTGGCAACTTCGTCTTTCAGTAGCTAAGAGAGCGTCAAAACGGAGACCGAGTTGGTTATCTGAAGAAGACAGGTCCTTGAAGCCTCGTAAGGAAACAAATTTGAATTTAGGCCTATCATTTGATCTCAATGAAGCTGCTGATACAGAGGAAGACAGAGGAGACGGGTCGCTCAATTCTAGTGACCTGACAGTGGACCATGAAGACAACCATGTCCTCCACAATGTAGGATTACAGACACCCTCCACCTCTGTACCCCGTGAGCTGTTGGATTCCGTGGATGATGCCATTATGTTCAAACCATTGAATTTCGACCTTCTTCGAGCCAGTTTCTCTGCCTCCATCTCGAAAAGGTTTTCCACCATTGCCGGAAATGGGATTGCAATTGAAGTACAAGAGGGGGCTCTGGAGAAGATTGCGAGTGGGGTGTGGCTAGGCCAAACCAACATTACCGAATGGATGGAGAAAGTGTTGGTTCCCAGCTTCCACCAGCTGAAGAAAACCTTAAATTCTAGCGCTAATGACCATGAGTCTTCGCTGGTGGTGAGGCTCGAAGACGACGGCTACTCTGATCGCCAGAGCTCCGAGGAGTGGCTGCCTGCTGCTGTGAGAGTGGTGGCAGAAGAGTATTAA